One window of the Triticum dicoccoides isolate Atlit2015 ecotype Zavitan chromosome 3B, WEW_v2.0, whole genome shotgun sequence genome contains the following:
- the LOC119279389 gene encoding protein FAR1-RELATED SEQUENCE 5-like: MDQKTKKPQGESLQGSDRRLRWTLGESTQGCWQGREESVFQPCKGMEFNSEQEAYQFYNAYSWEIGFGIRHGNKYINKHGYKSKQDLLCSCEGSCKKSDTKSSRTNCPAMVRLNRTDDDRWYYANVVLEHNHRMADTVGERKTLKCHKYVDSSIKEIVRHLRANNVSLTKVYGVMADIHGSYEDVPFRKRSLKSMCSSIAHEHSQDDISKTLALFSRMQAENSGFFFAVKTDEERRVSGLFRCHQKSREDYSCFGDAVMFDTTYKSNLYEMPVGMFVGVNNHYQCCIFGCVFLREETVDSFKWAFETFLSAMDNKQPLTILTDQSRQMECAISAVMDSSTHVWCKWHVLKKMREKIGSMYRNGTPFRNDFNMLINDMMTEQEFEKEWEEITLHYGLETNSFMKQVYEVRHKWAKPYLKGNFCAKMCSTQRSECMKNVLKSYVSPSAPINCFWRDSISREEVIAFGGIQDPVSKGRRMSGRLQSQPDVDDIQQRCAMRAAKLRDVEVTTGMSVNTSNSILHFSNDDIVKNANQLGVSLGSNDTEISNSVNDLLDLEAEWALEMIRNIAAVKPMSDSEVDALGVRVLDNFCADLMQPSTDEDVQAESTEIVLASPSETGCEDQLQNQTIPKRKWKRKVYPVSALFGPPEENYVSLDESRVEDIPQLTSVENDILAAPFSESEVLEAISQMKNNKAPGPDAKFWNDCPSS, translated from the exons ATGGATCAGAAGACAAAG AAACCGCAAGGGGAAAGCCTTCAGGGTTCCGACAGGAGATTGCGGTGGACACTTGGAGAGAGCACTCAGGGATGCTGGCAAGGAAGGGAAGAAAGTGTATTCCAGCCATGCAAGGGGATGGAATTCAACTCCGAGCAGGAGGCATATCAATTCTACAACGCTTATTCATGGGAGATCGGTTTTGGAATCAGGCATGGCAACAAGTACATAAATAAGCATGGATACAAGTCCAAGCAAGACCTTCTATGCTCCTGCGAG GGTTCTTGCAAAAAATCAGACACAAAGTCATCTCGAACCAACTGCCCCGCCATGGTTAGACTGAACAGAACTGACGACGACAGATGGTATTATGCCAACGTGGTACTAGAGCACAACCACAGAATGGCTGATACTGTTGGTGAAAGGAAGACATTGAAGTGTCACAAGTACGTGGACTCATCTATCAAGGAGATTGTTAGGCACTTGCGTGCTAACAATGTGTCTCTTACTAAGGTCTATGGAGTGATGGCTGATATTCATGGTTCCTACGAAGACGTGCCATTCCGCAAAAGGTCTCTGAAGTCAATGTGTTCATCAATTGCTCATGAACACAGTCAAGATGACATTAGCAAGACCCTAGCCCTTTTTTCAAGGATGCAAGCAGAGAACTCTGGATTCTTTTTTGCAGTCAAAACTGACGAAGAAAGAAGGGTTTCTGGTTTGTTTAGGTGTCACCAAAAGAGTAGGGAGGATTACAGTTGTTTCGGCGATGCAGTAATGTTTGACACAACCTATAAGAGCAACTTGTACGAGATGCCGGTTGGTATGTTCGTCGGCGTCAACAACCACTACCAATGCTgcatttttggttgtgtttttctcCGTGAAGAGACtgtagattctttcaagtgggcttTTGAAACTTTCCTATCTGCAATGGACAACAAACAGCCTTTGACTATATTGACAG ACCAAAGCAGGCAAATGGAGTGTGCTATCTCTGCCGTCATGGATTCTTCGACACACGTCTGGTGTAAATGGCAtgtgttgaagaagatgagggagaaaatTGGTAGTATGTATAGGAATGGTACACCTTTTCGCAATGACTTCAACATGCTCATCAATGATATGATGACAGAACAGGAGTTTGAAAAGGAGTGGGAGGAAATAACTCTGCATTACGGGCTTGAAACAAACTCATTCATGAAACAAGTGTATGAAGTCAGACACAAATGGGCGAAGCCGTATCTGAAGGGGAATTTCTGCGCTAAAATGTGCAGCACCCAGCGAAGTGAGTGCATGAAGAATGTCCTGAAATCATATGTTTCTCCGTCTGCACCAATCAATTGCTTTTGGAGGGATTCGATCTCTCGGGAGGAGGTCATCGCTTTTGGAGGGATTCAAGATCCGGTGTCCAAGGGGCGCCGGATGAGTGGACGACTCCAAAGCCAGCCTGACGTGGACGATATTCAGCAGcggtgcgccatgagggcggccaagcttcgtgacgtcgaggtcactactggtatgtcggtcaaTACATCTAATTCCATTTTGCATTTCTCAAATGATGATATTGTTAAGAATGCAAATCAATTAGGTGTTTCGTTGGGTAGTAATGACACTGAAATTTCTAATTCTGTTAATGATCTTTTAGACCTAGAGGCTGAGTGGGCCTTAGAGATGATCCGTAATATTGCGGCTGTCAAACCTATGAGTGATTCTGAGGTTGATGCGCTCGGGGTGAGGGTGTTAGATAACTTTTGTGCGGATCTTATGCAACCTTCTACTGATGAGGATGTTCAGGCTGAGTCTACCGAAATAGTGTTGGCTAGCCCGTCTGAGACTGGTTGTGAGGACCAGTTGCAGAATCAAACGATCCCCAAGCGCAAGTGGAAACGGAAGGTCTACCCGGTTTCCGCt CTGTTTGGCCCTCCAGAAGAGAACTATGTGTCTCTGGACGAGTCAAGGGTTGAGGATATTCCTCAGCTTACTTCGGTGGAGAATGATATTCTTGCGGCTCCTTTCTCGGAGAGTGAGGTGCTCGAGGCCATCTCGCAAATGAAGAATAACAAGGCGCCGGGACCTGATG CTAAATTTTGGAATGATTGCCCatcttcctaa